TTAATAAGATGtcaatactaattttattgtattttgttataatttattgtacacaaaataaagtgaaactatatatttcttatttcaaaaaatctaaactttaagaaaataaaatagttataggtatacaatatacacattactTAGAAACAATGtgctttgaaaaaataaaactaaataaaagctTATTTAACTTGAACagtttaaatcttaataattcaatacatcACTTActtgattaataaattgagttGGTGCATTTTTTGCagccatattataaaatggatttgatgtaaaattagaatttgttGATGACTGATGATTGTTAAAATCAATAGAGTTATTGGATAGCGAATTGATAGAATTTCCCtagattaataaacaaaaagtttgatttttagccataattaaaatacagtaaattatttatatttaatcctACAAGATTATTGATGGATTGCATCTGTTGCATTGTTTGGAATCCATTGTTATTGAAAGCGTTGAAAAATGGCTGTTGCGGTTGAGGAGGAACAAAACCGTTATTTTGAcctaatacacaaataaaaatatttctaatatcaatataatattatatttaaaatatatatacttgtatactgGCTTGTGGCCATGTTATTTGGGGATGATGTTTTTCCATATAATGCCAAAATAGAATCGGtagtaagtttattttttgtagctGTCGTTGGTTGATTGAAAAAGTTTTCCTCTTCAGTGGAACGGCCTAACATTGGGTCAATAGTTTGTTGAATTTGGGGAGAAGTAGTAGTAGAAGAAATAGATGCACTTAAAAAACTACTGAACGGATCTGTTGAATCTGAGCTGGAAGATGTGAAGGACGTATCTATCAATGTAGGGTTTGAATCTTTTGTAGGAGTAtctgtatagtaatattaataatttatttatttaaacagttttgaataattttagactaaatttaattatttacccaAACCGAGAAGATCAGTGGAATGATTTGAATCAGTTGAAATAGGTTTCTTGTTTGATGATAACTTTGGACTTAAAGAAATAGGTTTAGGTAATGGATTTGGCACAATTGAAGGCACACTTCGCATAATTGATCCAGGTTTTGGCTCTCGCTTTTTCTTCTTCTGTTTTTCAGCTTCTTCTTCTAAATCTTTATCCCAATtgacctaaaaaataatataataatttaagccaaaaaatacatttaaattctattaaataatttttgctaAGATAAaggtatttacataatatttttgttggtataagattgtattttttttatgttttacataCCAATTGGAAATAACTATGATCTATGATTGTAAATACACAGGTATTCAacagtattataatcattagttgataataatttcttaaacaataatcataattattaataacattgtattgaatatcaatgaatttgtttaaaatattatgtatcagtcacaaatgtaatatgtaaaaattataataataattattgaaacaattataaatgtgtataaattaaattttaaaaagtgaatatgtataataattataatatcttatccCAATgtgtatatgttaaatttgttactaaaatatgttccatgaaatttttaactactgtataacattaattaattaagttgtatctttaattgtataagtattctatttaataatcttactattataagaattataatctataaaaactTTGTATACAAGATACGAGCTTAGCTCAGTTGGTATACGTATCagctattattaatgtaataatttacttattgttatcatataattctaattaatttttgtctgaaataaataaataaattcttagtttttgttgattttatttgaataagtaCCTCCaaccttattatttaaaaataattattttaatattaaatgtaagtggaaaattattacatggtcaaatataaaattgttctgataagtatattttggattaattgaataataaagatataaaattaaatgattttaatggtGAACtactgattaaatatatttcaatagttaaatgtagctaaaaaataataatattaatgaaattattgacatttttactttAGGTAATGGTGGTTGCACCCATTCCTTGGCAATGTACTTTTTATGTTCATACTTTGAACGAATGAATGCCTCTAATGCAGAATCAGTTTGTGGGCGTCTAAAATTATCTGGTAGGTTTGCTTCGTACACAGCTCTGGCTCGACTATTTCCCATTTGCTGCAAATTCTGTAATTATAGAATTTActaatttgtaaaaacaatgtaatttGTTCACTTAAGATAAATAACGTGTACATACCACCACTTGTTCAGGAGTCCAAGAATCCAAATTCACAGACTTTACTTTGCTAATGTGTACCCCAAGATTTCTATGAATACCTGCACATCTTATACACAGGAATATTCCTAAATTCCAAGAAGCCCATCTAGGTcctaaattagtaattattttgtaaacagtaatattaattaattaattttattttgtttatatttatgggcgagttctttttataaaatataaaatatacataaattacagAATATTTAGTAATGGATGTAACATTTTATGCCTATTTACCTTTGGAATCGCAATCTACACAGTACTTGTTATCGTCATCTTTTAACATTTGGTTCAGCAACGATAGACATCTATCTTGTATTTGTTTCTGTTTGTCTTTTTCAGCTTTTGAAgacatttttacacaaaacagtttttaactagaaaaaagtatcaatttaaaataaatagatattaacgTGTGTTAATAATTTGGCAGTTTTTGACTTCAAGTCATTACTTTAATTGccaaatactcagaaaatagttggcatattattattatttattttaccactAACCAGTCGACAAACTCAACGAAGCaagttttttacaattttatcatgTTATTTAGTACCGTCTTCACCCTTCAGCCATCACCATGCCATTGAACTATACAGTGTGGCCAGCATAATACACCAAAATCATTTTACAGTCTTTGTTCTGTTCTTGCTACTGTTTGAATGCTATCTCTGTGT
This sequence is a window from Rhopalosiphum maidis isolate BTI-1 chromosome 1, ASM367621v3, whole genome shotgun sequence. Protein-coding genes within it:
- the LOC113560724 gene encoding stromal membrane-associated protein 1, producing MSSKAEKDKQKQIQDRCLSLLNQMLKDDDNKYCVDCDSKGPRWASWNLGIFLCIRCAGIHRNLGVHISKVKSVNLDSWTPEQVVNLQQMGNSRARAVYEANLPDNFRRPQTDSALEAFIRSKYEHKKYIAKEWVQPPLPKVNWDKDLEEEAEKQKKKKREPKPGSIMRSVPSIVPNPLPKPISLSPKLSSNKKPISTDSNHSTDLLGLDTPTKDSNPTLIDTSFTSSSSDSTDPFSSFLSASISSTTTSPQIQQTIDPMLGRSTEEENFFNQPTTATKNKLTTDSILALYGKTSSPNNMATSQYTSQNNGFVPPQPQQPFFNAFNNNGFQTMQQMQSINNLGNSINSLSNNSIDFNNHQSSTNSNFTSNPFYNMAAKNAPTQFINQENPVVKNNQFSVFDSSNDIVHLPQQMTMLSLGHAKTAPSTVNGFTDLSNGFTDLSNGFTDLTKPSQTGQTLSPNLWQ